From a single Aneurinibacillus sp. REN35 genomic region:
- a CDS encoding sodium-dependent transporter — protein MKQTEQWTSKLGFILAAAGSAIGLGAIWKFPYVAGTSGGGAFFVLFLLFTVLVGLPLLLGEFVIGRSTQKEAITAYKTIAPDSAWHWIGRLGVGACFILLSFYSVVGGWILLYLFRGVTGQLIHETQAYDKLFGDIITDPIMSVGAQFLFILLTIIVVARGVQNGIEKANKYMMPALFILFIILIIRSLTLDGAAEGVAFFLQPDFSKLTSESILYAMGQSFFSLSVGVSVMVTYSSYLAKNESLPRSAVSIVGLNVLISLLAGLAIFPAVFSLGVAPEAGPGLLFMVLPSVFAKIPLGGLFLTCFLALFLFATLTSAFSMLEIIVASLAKGEASKRKKMTWLVGLAIFVVGIPSALSYGVWSDITIFGKIIFDAADFLVSNILMPLGALLIAIFVPLKMKKEVLLAEISAGSTNGRRFFAVWLLLLRYVTPILIIIVFLDVLDII, from the coding sequence ATGAAACAAACAGAACAATGGACATCAAAGCTAGGATTTATCTTAGCTGCCGCCGGTTCGGCGATTGGCCTCGGAGCGATTTGGAAATTCCCGTATGTGGCCGGTACGAGCGGAGGCGGTGCTTTTTTTGTATTATTTTTGCTATTTACGGTATTGGTTGGCCTCCCGCTTCTGCTTGGTGAATTCGTTATTGGGAGAAGCACGCAGAAGGAGGCAATTACAGCGTATAAAACAATTGCTCCTGATTCCGCATGGCATTGGATTGGACGGCTTGGTGTTGGGGCCTGCTTTATTCTGCTTTCGTTCTACAGCGTGGTCGGAGGATGGATCCTGCTTTATCTGTTCCGAGGTGTAACCGGACAGTTGATTCATGAGACGCAGGCGTATGACAAGCTATTCGGAGATATCATTACGGATCCGATCATGTCGGTGGGGGCTCAGTTTCTCTTTATCTTGCTCACCATTATCGTGGTAGCGAGAGGTGTACAGAATGGAATTGAAAAAGCTAACAAGTACATGATGCCGGCACTTTTTATTCTGTTTATTATTCTTATTATTCGTTCATTAACATTGGACGGCGCAGCAGAAGGCGTGGCGTTTTTCCTACAGCCCGACTTCTCGAAGCTAACATCAGAGAGTATTTTGTATGCAATGGGACAATCATTCTTCTCGCTTAGTGTAGGGGTATCGGTGATGGTTACATACAGTTCGTATCTGGCAAAGAATGAAAGTCTTCCGCGCTCTGCCGTATCAATCGTTGGATTGAATGTGCTTATCTCGCTATTGGCGGGTCTGGCTATATTCCCTGCTGTCTTTTCGCTTGGGGTAGCACCGGAAGCGGGGCCTGGCCTTCTGTTTATGGTTCTTCCGTCCGTATTCGCGAAGATTCCATTGGGTGGGCTGTTTCTCACCTGTTTCCTGGCCCTGTTCCTCTTTGCTACATTGACGTCCGCCTTCTCGATGCTTGAGATCATCGTTGCTTCACTTGCAAAAGGCGAGGCATCGAAGCGGAAGAAGATGACCTGGCTGGTTGGCTTAGCTATTTTTGTGGTAGGTATCCCGTCTGCCTTGTCATATGGTGTGTGGAGTGACATTACCATTTTCGGGAAAATTATTTTTGATGCCGCTGATTTTCTTGTGAGCAACATTCTTATGCCGTTAGGTGCGCTTCTGATTGCCATCTTCGTTCCGTTGAAGATGAAGAAAGAAGTGCTGCTTGCTGAGATCAGCGCAGGTTCGACGAATGGAAGACGTTTTTTCGCTGTCTGGCTGCTTCTTCTGCGCTATGTGACGCCAATCCTCATCATCATCGTTTTCCTCGATGTTCTTGACATTATATAG
- a CDS encoding glycine betaine uptake BCCT transporter, producing the protein MTVFYISVAIVIAFVLWGAFAPANLGGAAEAAFGFTVDKFGWFYLLGAFAFLLFSLYLAFSKYGKVKLGQDDDEPEYSTTTWFAMLFSAGMGIGLVFWGVAEPLSHYLTPPSGQGGTREAAQLALRYSFFHWGLQPWGIYTIIALALAYFQFRKGQRGLISSTFYPLLGDKVNGPIGKLIDVLAVIATAFGVATSLGLGVLQINGGLSHLTGISNTIATQVMIIAIVTVLYLVSATTGLDRGIKLLSNTNLILAAGLLLFVLFLGPTTFIFNTYTATMGSYLQNLVQMSLRMTPFTDNTWVADWTLFYWAWWIAWAPFVGMFIARVSKGRTIREFVLGVMLIPTLFSCLWFTVFGGTGLHQVMFEGSNLAQLAKEDVTMPLFLMLENLPLGTILAGVATLLIITFFITSADSATFVLGMLSSNGDLHPNNKIKITWGVLQSAIAVVLLMSGGLQGLQTASIITALPFTVILVLMCVSIIKALKMEDREKKKKEKALRKELKMLLEDK; encoded by the coding sequence ATGACCGTATTTTATATTTCCGTTGCTATTGTTATCGCATTTGTACTATGGGGTGCATTTGCACCGGCCAATCTAGGAGGTGCAGCAGAAGCGGCTTTTGGATTTACGGTAGATAAATTCGGCTGGTTTTATTTACTGGGTGCGTTTGCCTTCCTGCTATTTTCATTATACTTAGCATTTAGTAAATACGGTAAAGTGAAGCTGGGACAGGATGATGATGAACCGGAGTATTCAACTACAACATGGTTTGCCATGCTGTTTAGCGCAGGTATGGGAATTGGGCTTGTCTTCTGGGGAGTCGCAGAGCCGCTCAGCCACTATTTAACGCCGCCGTCCGGACAAGGCGGTACACGGGAAGCCGCACAGCTGGCACTGCGCTATTCGTTCTTTCATTGGGGATTGCAGCCATGGGGAATTTATACGATCATTGCGCTTGCGTTGGCGTATTTTCAATTTAGAAAGGGGCAGCGAGGTCTTATCAGCTCAACCTTTTATCCCCTTCTCGGCGATAAGGTAAACGGTCCGATTGGGAAGCTGATTGATGTTCTGGCTGTCATTGCTACGGCTTTCGGTGTGGCAACATCTCTTGGACTTGGTGTGCTTCAGATCAATGGTGGTCTGTCCCATCTAACCGGCATATCGAATACGATTGCGACGCAAGTAATGATTATTGCCATCGTTACGGTGCTGTATCTTGTTTCTGCGACGACCGGCCTTGATCGGGGAATCAAGCTTTTAAGCAATACCAATCTGATACTTGCCGCAGGTCTTTTGTTATTTGTCCTTTTCTTAGGTCCGACGACATTTATCTTTAATACGTACACAGCGACCATGGGCAGTTATTTGCAGAATTTAGTACAGATGAGCTTGCGTATGACGCCATTTACCGACAACACATGGGTAGCGGATTGGACGCTGTTCTACTGGGCCTGGTGGATTGCCTGGGCGCCCTTTGTCGGCATGTTTATCGCACGCGTATCCAAAGGAAGAACAATTCGTGAGTTCGTACTGGGCGTGATGCTGATTCCGACATTGTTTAGTTGTCTGTGGTTTACCGTATTTGGTGGAACGGGGCTGCACCAAGTGATGTTTGAGGGCAGTAATCTGGCGCAATTGGCAAAAGAAGATGTGACGATGCCGCTCTTCCTGATGCTTGAGAACCTGCCGTTAGGCACGATTCTTGCCGGTGTGGCAACTCTATTGATTATTACGTTTTTTATTACCTCCGCTGATTCTGCCACGTTTGTTCTCGGCATGTTATCATCGAACGGTGATCTGCATCCAAATAACAAAATCAAGATCACATGGGGTGTACTGCAATCGGCGATCGCCGTTGTTCTGCTTATGAGTGGAGGACTTCAGGGCTTACAGACGGCCTCTATTATCACGGCATTGCCGTTTACCGTTATCCTTGTTTTGATGTGCGTGTCGATCATCAAAGCACTGAAGATGGAAGATAGGGAAAAGAAAAAGAAGGAAAAGGCACTTCGTAAAGAATTGAAGATGCTGCTTGAAGATAAGTAA
- a CDS encoding C40 family peptidase, producing the protein MKTSGQKLIVAVTAATGWTQYDSPRAMDEPALSNPVDLAGWLSGMSIEDKLEFHDRNLIQTQALYGTIVEVLEEYGDWVKVAIQDQRSHKDERGYPCWMPRHQLAESEEYVCTTQRGVWAVVTQPKARLYHDPYRQGDIVSFQTRLPVLSHNEEWVTVSTPIGQQMLRAMDVIVTDGKERKDALAGQRIVEAGRMFLDLPYLWGGLSSFGYDCSGFAYSMHRSQGITIPRDASDQAQYGWSIPTAELEPGDLLFFAREEGKGAVHHVGIYAGDGMMIHSPETLRSIEIIPLRGYKYEREHCISRRYWM; encoded by the coding sequence ATGAAGACAAGCGGACAAAAGCTGATTGTAGCAGTTACGGCGGCCACAGGCTGGACGCAGTATGACTCGCCGCGTGCGATGGATGAGCCTGCGCTTAGCAATCCCGTTGACCTTGCGGGCTGGCTCTCCGGCATGAGCATAGAAGATAAACTCGAATTCCATGATCGGAACCTTATTCAGACACAAGCGCTGTATGGGACCATTGTCGAGGTTTTGGAAGAGTACGGTGACTGGGTGAAGGTTGCGATTCAAGATCAGCGTTCACATAAGGATGAGAGGGGCTATCCCTGCTGGATGCCGCGCCATCAATTAGCGGAAAGTGAAGAATATGTGTGTACAACACAGCGTGGAGTGTGGGCAGTTGTAACACAGCCAAAAGCCAGGCTTTATCATGATCCGTATCGGCAGGGAGATATCGTAAGCTTCCAGACTCGTCTGCCTGTTCTGTCACATAATGAGGAGTGGGTAACGGTGTCTACACCGATTGGACAGCAGATGCTGCGTGCAATGGATGTGATAGTGACGGATGGCAAGGAACGAAAGGATGCTCTGGCAGGTCAGCGTATCGTGGAAGCAGGCCGTATGTTTCTTGATCTTCCGTATTTATGGGGCGGGCTATCCTCTTTCGGCTACGATTGTTCCGGCTTTGCCTATTCCATGCACCGCTCGCAGGGCATTACAATTCCGCGTGATGCTTCGGATCAAGCGCAGTACGGATGGTCGATTCCGACAGCGGAACTTGAGCCGGGTGATTTGTTGTTTTTTGCGCGTGAAGAAGGCAAAGGAGCCGTACACCATGTCGGCATCTATGCCGGAGACGGAATGATGATCCATTCGCCGGAGACGCTTCGCTCCATTGAAATCATTCCGCTGCGCGGTTACAAATATGAGCGCGAACACTGTATCTCGCGCCGTTACTGGATGTAG
- a CDS encoding SDR family oxidoreductase, whose product MYPDLEGKVVVITGATTGIGKAMALRFGKEKAKIVINYRNPDRDVDSLMKKIEQAGGQAIAVLGDVTKEEDVKNLIHKATEAFGTLDCMINNAGIENEVPSHELTLDDWNKVIQTNLTGAFLGCREAISYMLAHNIQGSIINMSSVHEMIPWPHFVHYAASKGGMKLMTETLALEYAPKRIRINNIGPGAINTPINAEKFEDPELRQGVIDMIPMGYIGEPEEIAAVAAWLASSEASYVTGITLFADGGMTKYPSFAGGKG is encoded by the coding sequence ATGTATCCAGATTTGGAAGGAAAAGTTGTCGTTATCACAGGGGCTACGACCGGAATCGGTAAAGCGATGGCTCTTCGTTTCGGCAAAGAAAAAGCGAAGATCGTCATCAACTATCGCAACCCTGACCGCGATGTGGACAGCCTTATGAAAAAAATTGAACAGGCAGGCGGGCAGGCCATTGCCGTACTCGGTGATGTTACCAAAGAAGAGGATGTCAAGAATCTCATTCATAAAGCGACAGAGGCATTCGGTACACTCGATTGTATGATCAACAACGCAGGGATTGAAAACGAGGTTCCTTCCCATGAGTTAACACTTGATGACTGGAATAAGGTTATACAAACAAATCTGACAGGCGCATTCCTCGGCTGTCGCGAAGCGATTTCCTATATGCTGGCACATAATATCCAAGGCTCGATTATCAATATGTCAAGCGTACACGAGATGATCCCTTGGCCGCACTTTGTTCATTATGCAGCAAGCAAAGGCGGCATGAAGCTGATGACAGAGACACTTGCACTCGAATATGCGCCAAAGCGCATCCGTATTAATAACATCGGTCCCGGTGCCATCAATACACCTATTAATGCAGAGAAGTTCGAAGACCCAGAACTACGGCAAGGTGTGATCGATATGATTCCGATGGGATATATCGGTGAACCGGAAGAGATCGCCGCCGTCGCAGCCTGGCTCGCTTCTTCGGAAGCAAGCTACGTGACAGGGATTACCCTATTTGCGGATGGGGGCATGACAAAATATCCAAGCTTCGCCGGTGGAAAGGGCTGA
- a CDS encoding GRP family sugar transporter produces the protein MSGILLALLAAVCWGSIVLVGNKLGGDAYSQTLGTTVGALIFSIVIYFFTTPSLSLSIFIIGMISGFLWSIGQRNQFSAVKYLGVSKTVPLSTGMQLVATSLTGVLVFKEWSTTVTVIIGVIAIALIITGVIMTTVEDKKQKDQEENQQTKRGLLILLLSTAGYLGYVVIIRWYEVDGWSAILPQAIGMMIGGLLLTFRHNPFNTYAVRNILTGLIWAVGNLGLLLSLPKIGVATSFSLSQTGIIISTLGGIFLLGEKKSKRQMTFVVAGSVLIIIGGVMIGFTKQ, from the coding sequence TTGTCAGGAATTCTACTTGCGCTGCTCGCCGCTGTATGTTGGGGCAGCATTGTCCTTGTCGGCAACAAGCTGGGTGGCGATGCCTACAGCCAGACACTCGGCACAACGGTAGGCGCACTTATTTTCTCTATCGTAATCTACTTCTTCACTACACCTTCCCTCTCGCTGTCCATCTTTATTATTGGAATGATTTCCGGCTTCTTATGGAGCATCGGACAGCGCAATCAATTCAGTGCAGTCAAATATTTGGGTGTCTCAAAAACCGTTCCGCTATCCACTGGCATGCAGTTGGTCGCTACCTCCCTGACCGGCGTGTTGGTCTTTAAGGAGTGGTCCACCACCGTAACGGTTATTATCGGTGTGATTGCTATCGCCCTTATTATTACTGGTGTCATCATGACAACGGTAGAAGACAAGAAACAAAAAGATCAGGAGGAAAATCAGCAGACCAAGCGTGGCTTGCTTATACTGCTGCTGTCTACTGCCGGATACCTCGGCTATGTAGTGATTATTCGCTGGTATGAAGTCGATGGCTGGTCCGCGATTCTGCCGCAGGCCATCGGTATGATGATCGGAGGACTGCTGCTTACTTTCCGGCACAATCCATTCAATACATACGCTGTACGCAACATCCTCACCGGCCTCATCTGGGCTGTTGGGAACCTCGGTCTGCTTCTCTCCTTACCGAAAATCGGAGTAGCAACCAGCTTCTCGCTCTCACAGACAGGCATTATCATCTCAACGCTTGGCGGGATTTTTCTGCTTGGAGAGAAAAAATCAAAGCGGCAGATGACCTTTGTCGTTGCAGGCTCCGTTCTTATTATTATCGGTGGCGTCATGATCGGCTTCACTAAACAATAG
- a CDS encoding ABC transporter ATP-binding protein, giving the protein MGAKKLVEVKGLKRYFSLGKNQLLKAIDDVSFDIYEGETFGLVGESGCGKSTTGRTVIGLYPPTAGEVLYEGKDVHKMKGKELQRFTMKTQMIFQDPYASLNPRMIVADIVTESMEINGSFSRKERHERAYELLRMVGLNKEHANRFPHEFSGGQRQRIGIARALASDPQMVIADEPISALDVSVQAQVVNLMKRLQNERGLSYLFIAHDLAMVKHISDRIGVMYLGNLVELTTSDQLYKNPKHPYTQALLSAIPVPDPDVELSRERIIIEGDVPSPINPPTGCVFRTRCPAASAICAEQKPIWQEVDAGHYAACHLYA; this is encoded by the coding sequence GTGGGAGCAAAAAAACTTGTCGAAGTAAAAGGATTGAAGCGGTATTTTTCTCTGGGGAAAAATCAATTGCTTAAAGCAATTGATGACGTATCGTTTGACATCTATGAAGGGGAAACATTCGGTCTGGTAGGCGAGTCGGGCTGCGGGAAATCGACCACCGGACGTACGGTTATCGGTCTGTATCCTCCAACCGCTGGAGAGGTGCTGTACGAGGGTAAAGACGTTCACAAGATGAAGGGAAAAGAACTGCAGCGTTTTACTATGAAGACGCAGATGATCTTTCAAGATCCGTATGCCTCGCTTAATCCGAGAATGATTGTGGCCGATATCGTGACAGAAAGTATGGAGATTAACGGATCATTCTCCCGTAAGGAGCGGCATGAACGAGCGTATGAGCTCCTTCGTATGGTTGGATTAAATAAAGAACATGCCAACCGTTTTCCACATGAATTCAGCGGAGGACAAAGGCAGCGCATCGGAATTGCCCGAGCGCTGGCATCAGATCCGCAGATGGTGATTGCAGACGAGCCGATCTCTGCGTTGGATGTATCGGTTCAGGCGCAGGTTGTAAACTTGATGAAGCGCCTGCAGAATGAGCGGGGTCTAAGCTATTTATTCATTGCTCATGACCTGGCGATGGTCAAGCATATTAGTGACCGCATTGGCGTTATGTACCTGGGCAATCTGGTAGAGTTGACGACAAGTGATCAATTGTATAAGAATCCAAAGCATCCGTATACTCAGGCGCTGCTCTCGGCGATTCCGGTACCGGACCCGGATGTGGAGTTGAGCCGGGAGCGCATCATTATCGAGGGGGATGTACCAAGCCCGATTAATCCCCCGACGGGCTGTGTGTTCCGGACAAGGTGTCCGGCAGCAAGCGCGATATGCGCAGAGCAGAAGCCAATCTGGCAGGAAGTGGACGCGGGTCATTATGCGGCCTGTCATTTATATGCATGA
- a CDS encoding DUF1206 domain-containing protein, whose product MKIATPPPGKHAGQEIKQKTKQATKEAKPWIRPLGRFGYLAKGVVYMLIGIMAAQTAFGLGGKLTDSKGVFQTIASKPFGSVMLALVAVGLLGYAIWKIAQGFADTERKGSGLKGWSVRLAFIAAGIAHIGISFSAFGTLMNAADSGNSEKGWSAMLLAQPFGQWLVGIAGSIALGFGIYQIYKAIKNKFLEYFEQAAMNPSSYHWAKRVGKIGITAHGIVFGVIGIFLIRTALHANPDEARGLDGALVEIAKQPFGPWMLGAVALGLIAYGIYLLTLARYRQMNVT is encoded by the coding sequence ATGAAAATTGCTACGCCACCGCCAGGAAAGCATGCCGGACAAGAAATTAAACAGAAAACAAAACAGGCCACCAAGGAAGCCAAGCCGTGGATTCGTCCTCTCGGGCGTTTCGGATATCTGGCTAAGGGAGTTGTCTACATGCTGATCGGTATTATGGCGGCACAGACTGCCTTTGGCTTGGGCGGAAAACTTACCGATTCCAAGGGTGTATTTCAGACGATCGCTTCAAAACCGTTCGGCTCTGTGATGCTTGCTCTCGTTGCCGTAGGACTTCTTGGTTACGCCATCTGGAAAATCGCCCAGGGCTTTGCCGATACGGAGCGCAAAGGAAGTGGACTGAAGGGGTGGAGCGTACGCCTTGCATTCATCGCCGCAGGGATTGCACATATCGGAATCTCATTTAGCGCCTTCGGTACGCTGATGAATGCAGCAGATTCCGGCAACTCCGAGAAGGGCTGGTCTGCGATGCTTCTGGCACAGCCTTTCGGTCAATGGCTGGTCGGTATTGCCGGCTCGATTGCGTTGGGCTTTGGTATCTATCAAATATATAAGGCGATTAAAAATAAATTCCTCGAATACTTCGAGCAGGCCGCTATGAATCCATCTAGCTATCATTGGGCCAAACGCGTAGGAAAAATTGGCATTACAGCCCACGGTATCGTATTTGGCGTCATAGGGATCTTCTTGATTCGTACGGCACTTCATGCCAATCCGGATGAAGCGCGCGGACTTGACGGGGCGCTGGTTGAAATTGCGAAGCAGCCGTTCGGCCCGTGGATGTTAGGCGCTGTCGCCCTCGGCCTGATCGCATACGGAATCTATCTGCTTACCCTAGCCCGTTATCGTCAGATGAACGTAACGTAA
- a CDS encoding Hsp20/alpha crystallin family protein — protein sequence MPFIPGDRFRNLDMLKREFMNMFPDFMPEWSWPHIDVYETDGYVVASCEIPGIESKENIDIHLDDDTMSISGTVHKMHEVREEDLHRRERFAGRFERTVSLPSPVMTEGVKASYKNGILEIRMPKAQVERKKKVDIDFL from the coding sequence ATGCCCTTTATTCCAGGCGACCGTTTTCGAAATCTTGATATGCTGAAGCGAGAGTTTATGAATATGTTTCCGGATTTTATGCCGGAGTGGAGCTGGCCGCATATTGACGTATATGAGACAGATGGTTATGTGGTGGCATCCTGTGAAATTCCAGGCATTGAAAGCAAGGAGAACATCGATATTCATCTAGATGATGATACGATGAGCATTAGTGGAACTGTTCATAAGATGCATGAGGTACGTGAAGAGGATTTGCATAGAAGAGAGAGGTTTGCAGGTCGGTTTGAGCGTACGGTATCCCTGCCATCACCTGTGATGACAGAAGGTGTGAAGGCAAGCTATAAAAATGGTATTCTCGAAATTCGGATGCCAAAGGCACAAGTAGAGCGTAAGAAAAAAGTAGATATTGATTTTCTATAA
- a CDS encoding sodium-dependent transporter, whose amino-acid sequence MSQQTQWTSKLGFILAAAGSAIGLGAIWKFPYMTGTGGGGAFFVVFLLFTVLVGMPLLLAEFIIGRSTQKEAVSAYKKLVPGTAWPWVGRLGVATCFLVLSFYSVVGGWILLYLYQGITGQLWQAGVAYDQLFGEVISNPYKAVGAQGVFLLATIYVVARGVQQGIEKANKYMMPALFLLFIALIIRSLTLDGAWAGVTFFLQPDFSKLTSEAVLYAMGQSFFSLTVGASVMVTYSSYLSRKESLTRSATSVVSLTVLISFLAGLAIFPAVFSLGMEPTEGPGLLFIVLPSVFASIPFGSLFFIIFLLLFLFATLTSAFSMLEIIVAAWTAGKQEKRIRAAIWGGIFVFLAGIPSALSFGVLSDMTWLGKTIFDLADFAVSNVMLPIGALLIAIFVPWKIPKDTLLHELSIGTKYGRYWFGAWFFFIRYLTPVAIILVFLDVVGMM is encoded by the coding sequence ATGAGTCAGCAGACACAATGGACCTCGAAGCTAGGATTTATCTTGGCTGCCGCCGGTTCAGCGATTGGCCTCGGGGCAATTTGGAAATTTCCGTATATGACCGGTACGGGAGGGGGCGGCGCGTTTTTTGTCGTATTTCTTCTGTTTACTGTATTGGTAGGGATGCCGTTATTACTGGCTGAGTTTATTATCGGCCGCAGTACACAGAAAGAGGCTGTAAGCGCATACAAAAAATTGGTTCCAGGGACAGCATGGCCATGGGTGGGAAGGCTTGGTGTGGCAACCTGTTTTCTTGTGCTGTCATTTTATAGTGTGGTAGGCGGCTGGATTTTGCTTTACTTGTATCAAGGGATTACAGGACAGCTATGGCAAGCGGGAGTCGCTTATGATCAACTGTTCGGAGAGGTGATCTCTAATCCGTACAAGGCTGTAGGAGCGCAGGGCGTTTTTCTTTTGGCGACGATATACGTGGTAGCCCGCGGCGTGCAGCAGGGGATCGAGAAAGCGAATAAATATATGATGCCCGCATTGTTCCTGCTCTTTATTGCCTTGATTATCCGTTCGCTAACATTGGACGGAGCATGGGCTGGCGTCACGTTTTTTTTACAGCCTGATTTCTCGAAGCTAACATCAGAGGCGGTGCTGTATGCAATGGGACAGTCATTCTTCTCATTGACAGTAGGTGCTTCGGTAATGGTTACATACAGCTCGTATTTATCGCGTAAGGAAAGCCTGACACGTTCTGCTACGTCGGTTGTAAGTTTGACCGTACTGATTTCGTTTTTGGCAGGGCTTGCGATTTTTCCGGCGGTATTCTCACTGGGGATGGAGCCGACAGAGGGGCCGGGACTGCTCTTCATCGTACTGCCGTCCGTCTTTGCTTCCATTCCGTTTGGATCGCTATTTTTTATCATATTTTTGCTTTTGTTTTTATTTGCTACATTGACATCGGCCTTCTCCATGCTTGAGATTATCGTTGCAGCTTGGACGGCGGGCAAGCAGGAGAAGCGAATACGTGCCGCGATATGGGGCGGTATATTCGTATTTCTCGCGGGGATTCCATCGGCACTTTCGTTCGGTGTGCTAAGCGATATGACTTGGCTGGGGAAAACAATATTTGACCTTGCCGATTTTGCGGTGAGCAATGTCATGCTCCCAATCGGCGCTCTGCTGATTGCAATATTTGTTCCGTGGAAAATACCGAAGGATACATTGCTGCATGAACTAAGCATTGGCACGAAATACGGGAGATACTGGTTTGGTGCATGGTTTTTCTTTATTCGTTATCTAACACCTGTAGCCATTATTCTTGTGTTTCTTGATGTCGTAGGAATGATGTAG
- a CDS encoding thioredoxin family protein — translation MNELNSTEIEERYARAADAPFAIYFYTPMCGTCGVAEKMLTVIEAANPKLPLYKCNINFAPALAQSWQIASVPCLALITEEAQVHKLYAMRSVPDLYMALEPLMNKET, via the coding sequence ATGAACGAGCTGAACAGCACAGAGATTGAAGAACGATATGCCCGAGCGGCCGATGCGCCCTTTGCCATCTATTTCTATACGCCGATGTGTGGTACTTGCGGCGTTGCGGAGAAGATGCTGACTGTAATCGAAGCGGCGAACCCGAAGCTTCCGCTCTACAAATGCAACATTAACTTCGCGCCTGCGCTGGCACAATCCTGGCAGATTGCAAGCGTGCCGTGTCTTGCATTGATAACGGAAGAGGCGCAGGTACATAAGCTATATGCGATGCGCTCGGTTCCTGATCTATATATGGCGCTAGAACCGTTGATGAATAAAGAAACTTGA
- a CDS encoding DUF1128 domain-containing protein, whose translation MDLSKKSAENIEFMLDGIKTKLRIVNAGAIQPSHFDEEKYEDLHDIYEMVMRKNTFSTSELQAIVDELGSLRRS comes from the coding sequence ATGGACTTATCGAAAAAATCAGCGGAAAACATTGAGTTTATGCTCGATGGCATTAAAACAAAACTACGCATCGTTAATGCAGGGGCCATTCAACCGTCCCATTTCGATGAAGAGAAGTATGAAGACTTACATGATATCTATGAGATGGTAATGAGAAAAAATACGTTCAGCACCAGTGAACTGCAAGCCATTGTAGATGAGTTAGGCAGTCTGCGCCGCAGCTAA
- the corA gene encoding magnesium/cobalt transporter CorA, whose amino-acid sequence MISTLALTDDLELLEDIPIEQLSSPHILWYWVDFHAPTPEEGRVLDVYFHFHPLAIEDCFHFLQRPKLDYYDGYNFFVLHALNQDTLEAEEVDMFVGNNYIVTFHNTSLREIKEVWERVRSDQNVWTEGSSYIAYMVIDKLVDYYFPAIYEIEDSLNELDSTMKEGLSRRLMDEVFEIRGDLIKLRRVISSMRDLLYRILNSERLREFKESRVYFADVHDHLLRLSEIVDASRDITADMRDSYTSLSSHRMNSIMMILTIISSVFIPLTFIAGVYGMNFDYMPELHWKYGYFLVWGIMLTVAGSLFWWFYRKGWFDM is encoded by the coding sequence GTGATTTCAACATTAGCACTGACAGATGACTTAGAATTGCTTGAAGATATTCCAATCGAACAACTATCCTCCCCGCATATTTTGTGGTATTGGGTAGATTTTCACGCTCCCACCCCAGAGGAAGGCCGAGTATTGGATGTGTATTTTCATTTTCATCCGCTGGCTATTGAAGACTGTTTTCATTTCCTTCAGCGTCCGAAGCTCGACTATTATGACGGCTATAATTTTTTTGTGCTGCATGCATTAAATCAAGATACATTAGAGGCTGAGGAAGTCGATATGTTCGTTGGGAATAACTATATCGTGACTTTTCACAATACGTCGCTGCGCGAGATTAAGGAAGTATGGGAACGTGTACGCTCTGATCAGAACGTATGGACGGAAGGATCTTCATATATCGCATACATGGTGATCGACAAGCTAGTGGATTATTACTTTCCTGCCATATACGAAATCGAAGATAGCTTAAATGAGCTGGATAGCACAATGAAAGAAGGACTCAGCCGCCGCCTGATGGATGAAGTGTTCGAGATTCGGGGAGATCTTATCAAGCTGCGCCGCGTCATCAGTTCTATGCGTGATTTACTATACCGGATTCTCAATTCAGAGAGACTGCGCGAATTCAAGGAATCTCGCGTGTATTTTGCCGATGTGCATGACCACTTGCTCCGGCTATCAGAAATTGTAGACGCCAGTCGTGATATTACGGCTGATATGCGGGATAGCTATACGTCTTTGTCCTCTCATCGGATGAATAGTATCATGATGATTCTGACCATCATTTCATCGGTATTTATTCCATTAACCTTCATTGCCGGAGTATACGGGATGAATTTTGATTATATGCCGGAGCTGCACTGGAAATATGGCTATTTTCTTGTCTGGGGTATCATGCTTACGGTGGCAGGTTCACTATTCTGGTGGTTCTATCGCAAAGGATGGTTCGATATGTAG